From a single Mycolicibacterium mengxianglii genomic region:
- a CDS encoding WS/DGAT/MGAT family O-acyltransferase codes for MVARLSASDASFYQFENTATPMYVGTLSILRRPRAGLSYETLLGTVEQRLPQIPRYRQKVREVTWGLARPVWIDDRDFDITYHIRRSALPSPGSDVQLHDLIARLGSRPLDKSRPLWEMYLVEGLANNRVAIYTKSHQALVNGMTALEVGDVIADRAQKPPLFGEDIWIPAREPGTAELMMGALGDWVSRPHQQMRVVQSAIASVVTDSGEIVDAGRRALDIARTVARGTAPNSPLNTTVSRNRRFTVASGRLEDYRHLRARYGCDVNDVILAVIAGALRNWLLSRGEPVTRTSTVRAMAPMSVYTSPDLDSGTGPGQAISEVAPFLVDLPVGEGNAVVRLSQIAHATESHSTAASLVDARTIVTLSGFAPPTLHAMGIRVASSFSARLFNLLITNVPGAQSQMYIAGTKLLETYAVLPLVTNQALAIGVTSYHGTLYFGINADRDAMSDVDVLPTLLQESLDELLDAAQ; via the coding sequence ATGGTGGCAAGGTTGTCGGCGTCCGATGCGTCGTTTTACCAATTCGAGAACACCGCGACGCCGATGTATGTCGGCACGTTGTCCATCCTGAGGCGACCTCGTGCGGGGTTGAGTTACGAAACGCTGCTGGGCACCGTCGAGCAGCGGCTGCCGCAAATCCCGCGGTACCGCCAGAAGGTCCGCGAGGTCACCTGGGGGCTGGCGCGTCCGGTGTGGATCGACGACCGCGACTTCGATATCACCTATCACATTCGGCGCTCTGCCCTGCCTTCGCCGGGCAGCGACGTCCAGCTGCATGATCTGATCGCCCGGCTCGGCTCCCGGCCACTGGACAAGTCCCGGCCGCTGTGGGAGATGTACCTGGTCGAGGGACTGGCCAACAACCGGGTGGCGATCTACACCAAGTCACATCAGGCCCTGGTCAACGGTATGACCGCCCTGGAGGTCGGCGACGTGATCGCCGACCGTGCTCAGAAGCCGCCGCTGTTCGGCGAGGACATCTGGATCCCGGCTCGCGAGCCGGGTACCGCGGAGTTGATGATGGGGGCGCTCGGCGACTGGGTTTCGCGGCCCCACCAGCAGATGCGGGTGGTGCAGTCGGCGATCGCCAGCGTGGTGACCGATTCCGGCGAGATCGTCGACGCCGGCCGGCGGGCCCTCGACATCGCGCGCACGGTCGCGCGGGGCACCGCGCCGAACAGCCCGCTGAACACCACCGTGTCGCGCAACCGGCGGTTCACCGTGGCGAGCGGGCGGCTCGAGGACTACCGGCACTTACGAGCCCGCTACGGATGTGACGTCAACGATGTGATCCTGGCGGTCATCGCGGGGGCTCTGCGCAACTGGCTCCTGTCCCGCGGTGAACCCGTCACCCGGACCTCCACAGTGCGGGCCATGGCCCCGATGTCGGTGTACACCAGCCCGGATCTGGATTCCGGTACCGGCCCCGGGCAGGCGATCAGCGAGGTGGCGCCGTTCCTGGTGGATCTGCCGGTGGGCGAGGGCAACGCGGTGGTCCGGCTGTCGCAGATCGCCCACGCCACTGAATCCCATTCCACTGCCGCCAGCCTCGTCGATGCCCGCACCATCGTCACGCTTTCCGGTTTCGCGCCACCGACGCTGCACGCGATGGGCATCCGGGTGGCATCCAGCTTCTCGGCGCGGCTGTTCAACCTGCTGATCACCAATGTGCCTGGCGCGCAGTCGCAGATGTATATCGCCGGCACGAAGCTGCTGGAGACTTACGCCGTGCTGCCGTTGGTGACCAACCAGGCGTTGGCCATCGGCGTCACGTCCTATCACGGCACGCTCTATTTCGGGATCAACGCCGACCGGGACGCGATGAGCGACGTCGATGTCTTGCCGACTCTGCTTCAGGAGTCTCTCGACGAATTGCTCGATGCTGCGCAGTGA
- a CDS encoding Rv3235 family protein, producing the protein MTVSPSPVVTPVVDYEPPLCGTPASSPPDAAPRATARGRHLHAVPSPDPVSPQQRAAAAFADAALRSVLEVIDQRRPAAQLRPLLLGGLADTVVALSRATDPRRVAAVLRRVRVQAADPTNNAFEVAAMYSRGPRTHALACRVELVPTLRGERWQLVALHIG; encoded by the coding sequence ATGACCGTGTCCCCGAGTCCCGTCGTCACCCCCGTCGTCGACTACGAGCCCCCGTTGTGTGGCACCCCGGCGAGCAGTCCGCCCGACGCCGCACCTCGCGCCACTGCCCGGGGGCGGCACCTGCACGCGGTACCCAGCCCCGACCCGGTGTCGCCGCAGCAGCGTGCGGCGGCCGCCTTCGCCGATGCTGCGTTACGCAGCGTGCTCGAGGTGATCGATCAGCGTCGACCCGCCGCGCAGTTGCGGCCACTGCTGCTCGGCGGCCTGGCCGACACCGTGGTGGCGCTCAGCCGGGCCACGGACCCGCGCCGCGTCGCAGCCGTTCTGCGTCGGGTCCGGGTACAGGCGGCGGACCCGACGAACAACGCCTTCGAGGTCGCCGCGATGTACTCGCGCGGTCCCCGGACGCATGCGTTGGCATGCCGCGTCGAACTGGTGCCGACGCTGCGCGGCGAACGCTGGCAGCTCGTCGCTCTGCACATCGGGTGA
- the secA gene encoding preprotein translocase subunit SecA yields MLQKLLRLGEGRMVKRLKGVADYVNTLSDDVEKLSDAELRAKTDEFKKRVEDGESLDDLLPEAFAVAREAAWRVLSQRHFDVQVMGGAALHFGNVAEMKTGEGKTLTAVLPSYLNALSGKGVHVVTVNDYLAKRDAEWMGRVHRFLGLNVGVILSGLTPDQRRIAYAADITYGTNNEFGFDYLRDNMAHSLDDLVQRGHNFAIVDEVDSILIDEARTPLIISGPADSASNWYTEFARLAPLMEKDVHYEVDLRKRTIGVHELGVEFVEDQLGIDNLYEAANSPLVSYLNNALKAKELFNRDKDYIVRNGEVVIVDEFTGRVLVGRRYNEGMHQAIEAKEHVEIKAENQTLATITLQNYFRLYNKLSGMTGTAQTEAAELHEIYKLGVVSIPTNRDMVRQDQSDLIYKTEEAKYIAVVDDVAERYDKGQPVLIGTTSVERSEYLSRQLTKRKIPHNVLNAKYHEQEANIIAEAGRRGSITVATNMAGRGTDIVLGGNVDFLADKRLRDQGLDPVETPEEYEAAWDATVTKIKDEASAEAEDVRAVGGLYVLGTERHESRRIDNQLRGRAGRQGDPGESRFYLSLGDELMRRFNGATLEALLTRLNLPDDVPIEAKMVTRAIKSAQTQVEQQNFEVRKNVLKYDEVMNQQRKVIYAERKMVLEGENLQQQAHKMLTDVITAYVDGATAEGYAEDWDLEKLWEALKTLYPVGIDHHDLLDSDAVGEPGELTREELLEALLDDAKRAYANREAELEAIAGEGAMRQLERNVLLNVLDRKWREHLYEMDYLREGIGLRAMAQRDPVVEYQREGYDMFRGMLDALKEESVGFLFNVQVEAAPTTPAVATQAAPEGLAEFAAAAAKRQSATPQPAPVPAPAPAAGGGALRAKGIGEDDAPPLTYTGPSEDGSAEVQRRDNGNGNGNGNGDGAGGSTRRERREAARRAAKSRKG; encoded by the coding sequence GTGCTGCAGAAGCTGCTGCGCCTCGGCGAAGGTCGCATGGTCAAACGCCTCAAAGGGGTGGCTGACTACGTCAACACCCTCTCCGACGACGTCGAGAAACTCTCTGACGCGGAGTTACGCGCGAAGACCGATGAGTTCAAGAAGCGGGTTGAAGACGGCGAAAGCCTCGACGACCTGCTCCCCGAAGCCTTCGCGGTGGCCCGCGAAGCGGCCTGGCGGGTGCTGTCGCAACGCCACTTCGACGTCCAGGTGATGGGCGGCGCGGCGCTGCACTTCGGCAACGTCGCCGAGATGAAGACCGGTGAGGGTAAGACCCTGACCGCCGTGCTGCCGTCCTACCTGAACGCGCTGTCCGGTAAAGGCGTGCACGTCGTGACCGTGAACGACTACCTGGCCAAACGCGACGCCGAGTGGATGGGACGCGTGCACCGCTTCCTGGGTCTCAACGTCGGTGTCATCTTGTCGGGCCTGACTCCGGACCAGCGCCGGATCGCTTACGCCGCCGACATCACCTACGGCACCAACAACGAGTTCGGGTTCGACTATCTGCGCGACAACATGGCGCACAGCCTCGATGACCTGGTGCAGCGCGGGCACAACTTCGCCATCGTCGACGAGGTGGACTCGATCCTCATCGACGAGGCCCGCACGCCGCTGATCATCTCCGGTCCGGCTGACAGCGCCTCGAACTGGTACACCGAGTTCGCCCGCCTCGCCCCGCTGATGGAGAAGGACGTCCATTACGAGGTGGACCTGCGTAAGCGCACCATCGGTGTGCACGAACTCGGGGTCGAGTTCGTCGAGGACCAGCTCGGTATCGACAACCTCTACGAAGCGGCGAACTCGCCGTTGGTCAGCTACCTCAACAATGCGTTGAAGGCCAAGGAGCTGTTCAACCGCGACAAGGACTACATCGTCCGCAACGGCGAGGTCGTCATCGTCGACGAGTTCACCGGCCGTGTGCTGGTGGGCCGGCGCTACAACGAGGGCATGCACCAGGCCATCGAGGCCAAGGAACACGTCGAGATCAAGGCCGAGAACCAGACCCTGGCCACCATCACGTTGCAGAACTACTTCCGGCTGTACAACAAGCTCTCCGGCATGACGGGTACCGCCCAGACCGAGGCCGCCGAGCTGCACGAGATCTACAAGCTCGGCGTCGTCAGCATCCCCACCAACCGGGACATGGTCCGTCAGGACCAGTCCGACCTGATCTACAAGACCGAAGAGGCCAAGTACATCGCGGTCGTCGACGACGTGGCGGAGCGTTACGACAAGGGCCAGCCGGTCCTGATCGGCACCACCAGCGTGGAGCGCTCGGAGTACCTGTCCCGCCAGCTGACCAAGCGCAAGATTCCGCACAACGTGCTCAACGCCAAGTACCACGAGCAGGAAGCGAACATCATCGCCGAGGCGGGTCGCCGCGGCTCGATCACCGTCGCCACCAATATGGCCGGCCGCGGTACCGACATCGTGCTCGGCGGCAACGTCGACTTCCTGGCCGACAAGCGGCTGCGTGACCAGGGCCTGGATCCCGTCGAGACGCCGGAAGAATACGAAGCCGCCTGGGACGCCACCGTCACCAAGATCAAAGACGAGGCCAGCGCCGAAGCCGAGGACGTCCGTGCGGTGGGCGGCCTGTATGTGCTGGGCACCGAACGGCATGAATCCCGCCGTATCGACAATCAGCTGCGCGGTCGTGCCGGCCGCCAGGGTGACCCCGGCGAGTCCCGGTTCTATCTGTCACTGGGTGACGAGTTGATGCGCCGCTTCAACGGCGCGACGCTCGAAGCGCTGTTGACCCGCCTGAACCTGCCCGACGATGTGCCGATCGAAGCCAAGATGGTCACTCGCGCGATCAAGAGTGCCCAGACCCAGGTCGAGCAGCAGAACTTCGAGGTCCGCAAGAACGTCCTCAAGTACGACGAGGTGATGAACCAGCAGCGCAAAGTCATCTACGCCGAACGCAAGATGGTGCTGGAGGGGGAGAACCTCCAGCAGCAGGCGCACAAGATGCTCACCGACGTGATCACCGCCTACGTCGACGGTGCCACCGCCGAGGGCTACGCCGAGGACTGGGATCTCGAGAAGCTGTGGGAGGCGCTCAAGACGCTTTACCCCGTGGGCATCGACCACCACGACCTGCTCGACTCCGACGCCGTCGGCGAGCCGGGCGAGTTGACCCGCGAAGAGCTGCTCGAAGCCCTTCTCGACGATGCCAAACGGGCCTACGCCAACCGGGAAGCCGAGCTGGAGGCAATCGCCGGGGAGGGCGCGATGCGTCAACTCGAGCGCAACGTCCTGCTCAATGTGCTGGACCGCAAGTGGCGTGAGCACCTCTACGAGATGGACTACCTGCGCGAGGGCATCGGCCTTCGTGCGATGGCGCAGCGTGACCCGGTGGTCGAGTACCAGCGCGAGGGGTACGACATGTTCCGCGGCATGCTCGACGCGCTCAAGGAGGAGTCCGTCGGGTTCCTGTTCAACGTGCAGGTCGAGGCCGCACCCACCACACCGGCTGTCGCCACCCAGGCGGCCCCTGAGGGTCTGGCCGAGTTCGCTGCGGCCGCGGCCAAGAGGCAATCGGCCACACCGCAGCCGGCTCCGGTTCCGGCGCCCGCTCCGGCCGCCGGTGGTGGCGCGTTGCGGGCCAAGGGAATCGGTGAGGATGATGCGCCTCCGCTGACCTACACCGGTCCGTCTGAGGACGGTAGTGCCGAGGTGCAGCGCCGAGACAACGGCAACGGCAACGGAAACGGAAACGGCGACGGTGCCGGCGGCAGCACCCGGCGTGAACGCCGCGAAGCGGCTCGCCGGGCGGCCAAGTCCCGCAAGGGCTGA
- the hpf gene encoding ribosome hibernation-promoting factor, HPF/YfiA family, whose amino-acid sequence MTSQSAQILADPDEQTAPEPRAEVVVKGRNVEIPDHFRIHVSDKLARLERFDKTIYMFDVELDHEKNRRQRKNCQHVEITARGRGPVVRGEGCADSFYAALESAVAKLEARLRRGKDRRKIHYGDKRPVSVAEATAAITPDFDIPAGQDQTPQQGAAEDHEPGRIVRTKEHPARPMTVDDALYEMELVGHDFFLFHDQETDKPTVVYRRHAYDYGLIRLA is encoded by the coding sequence ATGACAAGCCAATCCGCACAGATTCTGGCCGATCCCGACGAGCAGACCGCACCCGAGCCACGCGCCGAAGTCGTGGTGAAGGGCCGCAACGTAGAGATCCCCGATCACTTCCGGATACACGTCTCCGACAAACTGGCCCGCCTCGAGCGGTTCGACAAGACCATCTACATGTTCGACGTCGAACTCGACCACGAGAAGAATCGGCGTCAACGCAAGAACTGCCAACACGTCGAGATCACTGCTCGCGGTCGTGGGCCCGTCGTCCGCGGCGAGGGGTGCGCCGACAGTTTCTATGCTGCGCTGGAATCAGCCGTAGCCAAGCTCGAAGCCCGACTGCGCCGCGGCAAGGACCGCCGCAAGATCCACTACGGCGACAAGAGGCCTGTCTCGGTTGCCGAAGCGACCGCTGCCATCACGCCGGACTTCGACATCCCGGCCGGCCAAGATCAGACTCCGCAGCAGGGAGCTGCCGAAGATCACGAACCTGGCCGGATCGTCCGTACCAAGGAGCATCCGGCTCGTCCCATGACAGTCGATGACGCGCTCTACGAGATGGAGCTGGTCGGACACGACTTCTTCCTTTTCCATGACCAAGAGACCGACAAGCCCACGGTCGTCTACCGCCGACACGCCTACGACTACGGGCTGATCCGCCTGGCCTGA
- a CDS encoding ComF family protein gives MLDLVLPLECGGCGAPSTRWCPMCAAALSLGTDEPHVVSPRLDPGVPVFALGRHAGPRRQAIVALKEHGRTDLIPPLAYALAMGIHRLLAWGVLDVPLTVVPAPTRRLAARRRGGDPVTRLAAAAVQAHPQIAVAPVLRLKASAKDSVGLGSVARQRNLAGRVQIKGRVRTSVDVLVVDDIVTTGATASESVGVLTVAGVNVAGVLTLAHA, from the coding sequence ATGCTCGATCTTGTCCTGCCCCTCGAATGCGGCGGCTGCGGCGCTCCGTCCACTCGGTGGTGCCCGATGTGCGCCGCGGCGCTTTCATTGGGCACCGACGAACCCCACGTCGTCTCCCCACGGCTCGACCCCGGGGTGCCGGTGTTTGCGCTGGGCCGCCATGCCGGCCCGCGCAGGCAGGCCATCGTCGCTCTCAAGGAACACGGTCGCACCGACCTGATCCCGCCGTTGGCGTATGCGCTGGCTATGGGAATCCACAGACTGCTCGCCTGGGGAGTGCTCGACGTGCCGCTCACCGTTGTCCCCGCACCGACCCGCCGGCTGGCCGCCCGCCGCCGCGGCGGTGACCCGGTGACCCGGTTGGCGGCCGCCGCGGTTCAGGCGCACCCGCAGATCGCCGTCGCCCCTGTACTGCGGCTGAAGGCGTCAGCCAAGGACTCGGTCGGACTCGGCAGCGTGGCCCGGCAGCGCAACCTGGCCGGGCGGGTCCAGATCAAGGGTCGCGTGCGAACAAGCGTCGACGTACTCGTCGTCGACGACATCGTGACCACGGGTGCCACGGCGTCGGAGTCAGTAGGTGTGCTGACTGTCGCTGGGGTCAACGTGGCGGGAGTGCTCACGTTGGCGCATGCCTGA
- a CDS encoding PucR family transcriptional regulator, which translates to MTIETTVQDPDSALPLSALVSGAAGMLVPFGSGSEPVGDPEVRDVALHEPGTRADYTGAVVLVSARVKDQFALGSLLDEVGTAAALVLPADATTDVSLVGGNQAHLFRRSPWVDWTELFKVLIGLLGAGRIVSPAPQVDNLQTLARWISTRSGAPVTIEDLDSRVLAYAVVGHDVDPIRNQTILGGAVPAWRVERLMANGFLPAIWRSDDVVVRNSEDEDPARMVIALKSGTETLGTIWAALDENTNREELRELLLEVRQTAAAMMLREVHRAQYERRLQESALVDLLSRGVDPAVPASLLGLQRDARHTVATLGTDTPSSRSLMFHVQALRPGARTAQVGADLLAVLPLLDGEVEETDVAHSLMAQLARVSRGRAGLVSVGPVVDDLSDLRHSAHVARQVLDAASLDGAAPLHPGCDDPTVLTAADVPDALTLIQVTDLLAPIAATITEPLAVLRRHDLDHGTSFVDTLAVVLARPGNLTEAARELGIHANSLRYRLDRIHVVSGIDLQAAPARLRAALGLLLWQRDREQPPGPAGTAKNRECC; encoded by the coding sequence TTGACTATCGAGACGACCGTGCAGGATCCTGACTCTGCGTTACCGCTCTCTGCGCTCGTTTCCGGTGCGGCCGGCATGCTGGTGCCGTTCGGGTCAGGGAGCGAACCGGTAGGTGATCCGGAGGTCCGGGACGTCGCCCTGCATGAGCCCGGCACCCGGGCGGACTACACGGGCGCCGTCGTGCTGGTGAGCGCCCGCGTCAAAGATCAATTTGCCCTCGGGTCTTTGCTGGACGAGGTAGGGACCGCCGCGGCGCTGGTACTCCCGGCGGACGCGACCACAGACGTATCGCTGGTGGGAGGCAATCAGGCCCACCTGTTTCGGCGTTCCCCGTGGGTGGATTGGACTGAGCTCTTCAAGGTGTTGATCGGGCTTCTCGGCGCTGGTCGCATCGTCAGCCCGGCCCCTCAGGTGGACAATCTGCAGACACTGGCTCGCTGGATCAGCACCAGAAGTGGGGCGCCGGTGACGATCGAGGACCTGGATTCGCGGGTCCTGGCGTACGCAGTTGTCGGCCATGACGTCGATCCCATCCGGAACCAGACGATCCTGGGGGGCGCGGTGCCCGCGTGGCGGGTCGAGCGGCTGATGGCCAATGGCTTTTTGCCCGCGATCTGGCGGTCCGACGATGTGGTGGTGCGCAATTCCGAGGATGAGGACCCGGCGCGCATGGTGATCGCCCTGAAGTCCGGGACCGAGACCTTGGGCACGATCTGGGCGGCGTTGGACGAGAACACCAACCGTGAGGAACTGCGAGAGCTACTCCTGGAAGTGCGGCAGACGGCCGCCGCCATGATGCTTCGGGAAGTCCACCGCGCCCAGTACGAACGGCGGCTTCAAGAGTCGGCGCTGGTCGATCTGCTCTCGCGTGGAGTGGATCCCGCAGTTCCCGCGTCCCTACTCGGGCTGCAACGCGATGCGCGACATACCGTGGCCACCTTGGGAACCGATACTCCGTCGTCCCGCTCCCTGATGTTCCACGTCCAGGCGTTACGCCCCGGAGCGAGAACCGCACAGGTAGGAGCCGACCTTCTTGCTGTCCTGCCGCTTCTGGACGGCGAGGTCGAGGAGACGGACGTTGCCCACTCGCTGATGGCGCAGCTGGCTCGAGTGTCTCGCGGTCGCGCGGGCCTGGTGTCGGTCGGGCCTGTCGTCGATGACCTCTCGGATCTGCGGCACTCCGCCCACGTCGCCCGACAGGTCCTGGATGCTGCTTCGCTGGACGGTGCCGCACCTTTGCACCCGGGTTGCGACGACCCCACGGTCCTCACGGCTGCCGATGTGCCGGACGCGTTGACCCTGATTCAGGTGACCGACCTCCTGGCTCCGATTGCGGCCACCATCACCGAGCCTTTGGCGGTCCTCCGCCGGCACGACCTCGATCATGGAACCTCGTTCGTCGACACCCTCGCGGTGGTTCTCGCGCGTCCGGGCAACCTGACCGAAGCGGCACGCGAGTTGGGTATCCACGCAAATTCGTTGCGCTACCGCTTGGACCGCATCCACGTGGTCTCCGGCATCGACCTACAGGCGGCGCCGGCTCGGCTCCGGGCCGCGCTCGGCCTTCTGCTGTGGCAACGGGACCGGGAGCAACCTCCCGGCCCCGCCGGAACAGCCAAAAACCGAGAATGTTGTTAG
- a CDS encoding type III PLP-dependent enzyme domain-containing protein: protein MTDVPLCAGRTPPGPDTLLGRRAEVVADVAGRGFIDDEHPLCGVIDLDTLDELMAALTDAYPTAMPALHTIAAKAITLRPVLARFADAGFGCEVASPGELELALAAGFPAERIVFDSPAKTTTEITRALELGMSFNIDNFEELARVDEAIAELGEHGSNVGLRLNPQTGTGAIGAMSTATTTSKFGIGLSDDRDRIIEAVASRPWITQLHVHSGSQGLSLGHAAQGVRLIADLAQEITTRVGRQQIRRIDIGGGLSVNFSSDDITPTFADQRAVLEAAVPALFDGTYTLVTEFGRALTAKTGTIVARVEYTKQTGGRPIAITHAGVQIATRTVFAPDAWPLRIEVYDPHGRRREEEPQVQDVAGPACFTGDMLAVGRDLPPIRQGDLVAIPDTGGYYFSTHFSYNALPRPAIYTIGSDPHGRRRWSLARRAQSIEQILAESGEASLVPLPA from the coding sequence GTGACTGACGTACCACTGTGCGCCGGGCGGACGCCGCCCGGTCCGGACACGCTGCTGGGCCGCCGGGCTGAGGTTGTCGCCGATGTGGCCGGCCGAGGATTCATCGATGACGAGCACCCGTTGTGCGGAGTCATCGACCTGGACACGCTCGACGAACTGATGGCTGCGTTGACCGACGCGTATCCGACGGCCATGCCGGCGCTGCACACCATTGCGGCGAAAGCGATAACTCTGCGTCCAGTTCTCGCGCGTTTCGCGGACGCCGGATTTGGGTGCGAGGTGGCCAGCCCCGGCGAACTCGAGCTCGCCCTGGCGGCCGGATTCCCCGCGGAACGCATCGTGTTCGACTCCCCGGCCAAGACCACGACCGAGATCACCCGGGCGCTCGAACTGGGAATGTCGTTCAACATCGACAACTTCGAGGAACTCGCGCGGGTCGACGAAGCCATCGCAGAGCTCGGCGAGCACGGGTCGAACGTCGGACTACGACTGAACCCGCAAACCGGTACGGGTGCCATCGGCGCCATGAGTACGGCAACCACGACATCCAAGTTCGGCATCGGGCTGTCCGATGACCGGGACCGCATCATCGAGGCGGTCGCGTCCCGACCGTGGATAACGCAACTGCACGTACACAGCGGTTCCCAGGGACTCAGCCTCGGCCACGCCGCCCAAGGGGTGCGCCTGATTGCCGACCTTGCGCAGGAGATCACCACTCGTGTTGGGCGTCAGCAGATTCGGCGGATCGATATCGGTGGGGGGCTATCGGTCAACTTCAGCTCCGACGACATCACGCCGACCTTCGCGGATCAGCGGGCCGTGCTGGAGGCCGCAGTTCCGGCGCTGTTCGACGGGACCTACACCCTGGTCACCGAATTCGGTCGGGCGCTGACGGCCAAGACCGGCACCATAGTCGCCCGGGTCGAATACACGAAGCAGACCGGCGGCCGACCGATCGCCATCACCCATGCCGGGGTCCAAATCGCCACGCGGACAGTCTTCGCGCCCGATGCCTGGCCGCTGCGCATCGAGGTGTACGACCCTCATGGGCGGCGCCGGGAAGAGGAGCCGCAAGTTCAGGACGTGGCCGGTCCGGCGTGCTTCACCGGAGACATGTTGGCGGTCGGGCGGGACCTGCCGCCGATCCGCCAGGGTGATCTGGTGGCGATACCGGATACCGGTGGCTACTACTTCTCCACCCACTTCTCGTACAACGCGCTCCCCCGGCCTGCCATCTACACCATCGGATCCGACCCTCACGGCCGCCGGCGCTGGTCTCTGGCCAGGCGCGCCCAATCCATCGAACAAATCCTCGCCGAGTCCGGCGAGGCGTCCCTGGTGCCATTGCCCGCCTGA
- a CDS encoding amino acid permease, producing the protein MSSSTEPRFDLARSLKTRHMTMIAIGGAIGAGLFVGSGAVIQTAGPAAIISYCIAGALVLCSLRMLGEMVVAKPTAGSFADYARMGIGPWAGFTIGWLYWYYYVIIIAVEAVAGAQILHVWVGLPLWVMAMLLMAVMTVVNLISVKWFGEFEFWFAGIKVAAIVAFIILGLLWVVGVWPGDTGGLGNLVAHGGFVPNGLGAVLSAVVVVIFAFGGAEIVTIAAAESVEPAKSVAKATTGVIWRIILFYVGSIFLVVCILPWGDGSVLSSPYVAALEKLEIPGAAMIMNFVILTAVLSVLNSSIYTSSRILRVLASHGDAPDSLVKTDSRSVPARAVLASTAIGWISVGLAYIAPDSLFLFLVNSCGVVAIFMYVMIGVSELRVRRALEREDPSQLTLRMWFFPYLTIAVIVAYAIVLVAMVFNADQRVQLATSVVSLIVVLVAYTLRKRFGKVPVEAELDEVA; encoded by the coding sequence ATGTCTTCATCCACAGAGCCCCGGTTTGACCTAGCCAGGTCGCTGAAAACCCGGCACATGACCATGATCGCCATCGGAGGTGCCATCGGTGCCGGCCTCTTCGTCGGCAGCGGCGCCGTCATCCAGACCGCCGGCCCCGCAGCGATCATCTCGTACTGCATTGCCGGGGCACTGGTCTTGTGCTCATTGCGCATGCTGGGTGAGATGGTGGTAGCCAAGCCCACGGCCGGGTCGTTCGCCGACTACGCCCGCATGGGAATTGGGCCGTGGGCGGGGTTCACCATCGGCTGGCTGTACTGGTACTACTACGTGATCATCATCGCGGTGGAAGCGGTGGCCGGCGCCCAGATCCTGCATGTGTGGGTGGGATTACCGCTCTGGGTGATGGCCATGCTGCTGATGGCCGTGATGACCGTCGTCAACCTGATCTCGGTGAAATGGTTCGGCGAGTTCGAGTTCTGGTTCGCCGGCATCAAGGTGGCCGCCATCGTCGCCTTCATCATCTTGGGCCTGCTGTGGGTGGTCGGGGTATGGCCCGGGGACACCGGCGGCCTGGGCAACCTCGTTGCGCACGGCGGGTTCGTCCCGAACGGATTGGGTGCGGTGTTGAGCGCCGTCGTGGTGGTGATCTTCGCCTTCGGCGGAGCCGAGATCGTCACCATCGCTGCCGCCGAGAGCGTCGAGCCGGCGAAGTCGGTGGCCAAAGCCACCACCGGCGTCATCTGGCGAATCATCCTCTTCTACGTCGGCTCGATATTCCTGGTCGTGTGCATCCTGCCCTGGGGTGACGGATCCGTGCTGTCGAGTCCGTACGTCGCTGCACTGGAGAAGCTGGAGATCCCCGGGGCCGCCATGATCATGAACTTCGTCATCCTCACCGCGGTGCTCTCGGTGCTGAACTCGTCCATCTACACGTCGTCGCGCATCCTGCGGGTCCTGGCGTCACACGGTGACGCGCCTGACTCGCTCGTGAAAACAGATTCCCGAAGTGTTCCGGCGCGTGCCGTCCTCGCCAGCACGGCGATCGGATGGATTTCCGTGGGCCTGGCCTACATCGCACCTGACTCGCTGTTCCTGTTCCTGGTGAATTCCTGTGGCGTCGTCGCCATCTTCATGTATGTCATGATCGGCGTCTCGGAGTTGCGGGTGCGCCGTGCGCTGGAACGCGAAGACCCATCGCAGCTGACCTTGCGGATGTGGTTCTTCCCGTACCTGACCATCGCAGTCATCGTGGCCTACGCAATTGTCCTGGTAGCCATGGTGTTCAACGCCGATCAGCGCGTACAACTGGCCACCAGCGTGGTCAGTTTGATCGTCGTCCTCGTCGCCTACACACTGCGCAAGCGGTTCGGGAAAGTGCCGGTTGAGGCGGAACTCGACGAAGTGGCATGA